Proteins encoded in a region of the Carassius carassius chromosome 49, fCarCar2.1, whole genome shotgun sequence genome:
- the LOC132132578 gene encoding trace amine-associated receptor 13c-like — translation MAYETEDHGTQYCFPAINSSCIKGKHSSHEYNIMYVIFSLLSAWTVFLNLLVIISISHFKKLHTSTNLIILSLAVADMLIGLIVMPIEAINLIETCWYFGDTYCGLFTVILELLISVSLSNLVSIAVDRYVAVCYPLFYPQKITMTKTLLTICLCWFCFSSYFTYYAINNGYFSISHRTDVCYGNCSVILTFAWRVSDLILSFVSPCVLIITLYLRIFYVVHQQVKVINSLMRSGKCVTEGSMRRKSESKAALTLGIIVTVYLLCWIPYYICSISIITSTTINVLMWVVYINSGLNPMVYALFYPWFKNTIKLILSLKIFQPASSLVNILTEHQL, via the coding sequence ATGGCCTATGAGACAGAGGATCATGGGACTCAATACTGCTTTCCTGCCATCAACTCATCGTGTATCAAGGGAAAACACTCCAGTCATGAATACAATATCATGTATGTGATTTTTTCATTGCTGTCAGCGTGGACTGTGTTTTTGAACCTGCTGGTGATCATCTCCATCTCTCACTTCAAGAAGCTTCACACTTCAACCAACCTGATCATTCTCTCTCTAGCTGTGGCTGACATGCTTATTGGACTAATTGTCATGCCCATAGAGGCCATAAACCTGATTGAGACGTGTTGGTACTTTGGAGATACTTACTGTGGACTGTTTACAGTGATCCTTGAATTGCTTATTTCTGTGTCTCTCAGTAATTTAGTTTCAATTGCTGTTGATCGTTATGTGGCTGTGTGTTACCCTTTATTTTACCCACAGAAAATAACCATGACTAAAACTTTATTAACCATCTGTCTCTGCTGGTTTTGCTTTTCATCTTATTTCACTTACTATGCAATTAATAATGGATATTTTAGCATTTCACACAGAACAGATGTGTGTTATGGCAATTGCTCTGTTATACTAACTTTTGCATGGAGAGTCTCTGATCTGATTTTGTCCTTTGTGTCTCCTTGTGTCCTCATCATAACTTTATATTTGAGGATTTTCTATGTTGTACATCAGCAAGTGAAAGTCATAAACTCTCTGATGAGGAGTGGTAAATGTGTAACGGAAGGATCAATGAGGAGGAAATCTGAGAGCAAAGCTGCTCTGACATTAGGAATCATTGTCACAGTTTATCTGCTTTGTTGGATTCCCTACTATATCTGTTCTATATCAATAATCACTTCCACAACCATAAATGTTTTGATGTGGGTCGTGTATATTAACTCGGGTCTGAATCCTATGGTCTATGCTTTATTTTACCCCTGgtttaaaaacacaattaaactCATCTTATCTCTGAAAATATTTCAGCCAGCATCCTCTCTGGTCAATATTTTAACAGAACATCAATTGTAA